A region of the Methylobacterium nodulans ORS 2060 genome:
TCAGACCGCGCCATAGGGTAGGCCGTAGTAGCCGTAATGGCTCTGGCTGTAGCCACGGTCGAAGGCCGGCTCCTCGCCTGCCCGACAGTTCGGCGCGCCTTCCAGCTGTTGGTCAGATCTCTCTGAAGCGAGCGATACAACTGACGAGCGTGACGGCAGGGGTTAGCAGTACGAGGCTGAGCGAGATAGGCGACGGCGTGCTGCTGACCCTATCGGGCCGACTCCGGAAGAAAGCCATGATACGGCCTCCTACATGAAGCCGTGACCACTGGCACGGCGCCGCTGCGCTCGATCAGGCGACTTCAGCTTCAACCCCGAGCCATTCCTTGATCTTGGCCATGACGCCGTGATCCGAAATCCTCTGTTCAGGCACACGCTTGGCCCGAGCCAATCTGTCGCCTGCCTCTTCCTGGCTCAGGAGGTTGGCTTGACGACCTATGGCCAGGGCCCCTTCGAGCACCGTCAGCCCTTCCTCGAAACTCAGCGAGCCCCTGAACGCTCGGGCGTCGATGTACGCTTGGCGCAGGCGCTCCACCTCAGGCGTGTCTGCGCAGGCGAGCCGGGTCACGAACGGCAGCAGTTTCTGACGTTGCACGTCGTCCGCTTGGTCGTTGAGCAGCATCGCAAGGCGGCAGACGGGTCGGGAGAAGCAGCGCGGCATGTCGTCGACGCGCCAGACCGGCTGATAGGCGAACCCGGCCGCGACGATCGCGGCCTCGTTGATGCAGGTGCCGCCATCCGGTCCTGGAAACGGGTGTGATCCGGCCTTGAGGGTCCAATTCAGGATGTAATCGAACTGCGCCATGGCATGTCTCCATGTCGCCCCCTAAACAACCTTGGGCACCGCCGCGCGTCGTCAATGCGGACCATCCAAGCCGATAAGCCCCGCCAGGCGCTTTCCGTTCCCATCGGCGCCTGTCGAAGCAGCTGCCAACAGGCGAACTCAGACCTTCGTGCGGTTAACTCGTCTTTCAATTGACCCATCAAACACGCGAGGTGCGCCCGGCCCGGAGTCGGCGCCTCAGGTCGGGGCGAGTGCCCGCAACTCGTCCGCGGAGATCGTCATGGTACTGGCATCAGCAACGGGCTGCGTTCGCAGGTGCCCGACGGTCGGATGCTGCTCAAGCTCCGCCATGAGTCGGCTCCCGGGCAGGTGCGGGTCGGGGGGCGAGGGGAGCGCCACGGGCCAGACGCCGCCAAGTGACGAGTTGGGAGGCGCTCTGACCATGCCGACGCGCCACGGCGCGGATCGAGACATCGGGCGCGTTGCTCTCCGCGACGATGGCCGCCTTCTGCGCCTCCGATCAGGTTCGCCGCCGGCCCGCCCCGGTGAAGAGTTCCAGCGCCGCACCGGCTCCGACATCGCCATACGACCTGACATCGACATCTGTCGGAGCTCCCGACCCACTCCGACTGTCCTGCCTCCCGCCTGACCATCCGCCAGTCCGGCGGCGTCATCGACCCGCTCGCGGTCAAGTCCGTGTTCTTCGACGTCGCTACCCGGCTGATCGACGCTTAAGCACCAATCTCATCAGCAGTCCGTATGCAGGTCTGCTTCCGGCCGAGGTTTCCATTCAGGAGCCTGCTCAGGAAACTGATGCCCAGAGAAAGGCGAGGGACGCCGCAAAACCAAGCGCGGTTCGCACTGCGTGAAGCGAGCCCCACCGCTCGATCATCGCTCGGCTCTCGCGGTCTGCCCCGGCAGGTTCCAGCGCCATGAGCTTCTTGTTCAGGGGCTTGATCACGAGGAGCGTGAAGGGCCAGTTCGCGATCATGAGCAGCGCGCCGACGAGCCATCCAGCGTGGCGGACTTCCCACCACACGGCAAGCCCGAGCGAGAAGCCCGCGAAAGCCAAGGAGGATTCCATGGCAAAGCCGCGCTCGTAGGCAGGCTTCCATTCGATCAGCTGATAGCGGTCGTCCAGTTCCAGGCGCGCGGGCTGCTCCACAACATTGATGTAGAGGGCTGCGCCGGTGAACACGGCAGCGGCGAGGAGTGCAAGCTGGCCCATGAGCATGTCAGCCTCCGGGTCCTGCTCAACCTGAAGCCTCCCGCCAACGCCACTCGCGGGTCTGGCAGTGTAGAGCGAACGCCGGAGCGAGGCGGTATCGCTGCCGCATGGGCGTCCGCAACCTCGGCGAGGCGAGGGCAGTGTCGACCAAGCAGTACCAGCCCACGCTGATCCAGATCAACAAGGCCGTCGGCATTCGGCCTCACGCCGCCCAGTCAATGGAGCACGGCGCTGCGTCCCAATTGGGCCTGCCCGTGCAGAACGGTCCACCAAGTGATCGAACTCGTTCCGAACGCATGGTCCGGCATTTTGGCACGGCGCACACCCTGACGTTTCGGATCCTATCGGATACGGACGGCACTGCCGGACAGTGTGCTCTCAGTCCACTGGATGGTCCGCTCTTGCGCCTCCAGCGGACCTCTCGAAAGCCGTCGGATCACACCTGCTGACCTTTCTCCCGATCGCATCAGGCCGGCGTATGGGACCGGGGCTCAGCCCCGCTCCAGATCGAAGGGGAACGATCGGAAATCCAACACCGAAATCTGTCAGGTTTGGCCGAGTGGAAACCCTGCTGCTGACGAACAGAGAGCCGCCCGGCGGCGGTCATGTCGTGGCCTGTTCGCTCCGGGTGGTCGATCACCGAACAGGTCCCTGCCAGCCCGGCCATGTCGAGCGGGCCAGGGCATGCCCCGGCCACATGCGGCGGCAGGTGCATGGCAGGCGATGCTGAAGCTGCGCATCGCCCGCCCTCACGGTCTGCTCACCTGGATTACCCGATGGACATCAGGCTGGCGTTCCCACCTGCAGCTGCCGTGTTCGTCGAGATCGAGCACTCCTCCAGCAACCTGTTCAGGTCGTAGTCGTCACCGTTCTTGAGGGCAGCCGCCGTCGTGGCTTGCACAGGCACGATGCTGCCCTCTCGCGCGGCAACCGCGCGGTTGAGCTGGAGCAGGTCGTCACGGTCACCCTCGAACAGGACGCCCCGAAGCTCGGGTGTCGCCCGCCAGTCGGGCACAATCTCGATGCTCGGACGGACCTCCTTCGGCAGATGATCGAGCACAGCGCGCACCGGGCTGCCTGCGTCAAGGACAGCCACGTTCCCGGTCGCGAGGATCGCACCAACCTGAACCAGCAGACCTTCAGCTGTCTTGGCCAGAGCGGCCACGCGCCCCCGCGGCCGGAGCGCGTAGACGTTCCGCTCACCCACGGGCCCGGGCAGTTCGACACGGGCTCCCAACGACGAGCGCGAGACATGTCCCACAACCCGTTCGGCCTGCTCGCCGAAGCCCTGCGCACGAAGCCAGTCGGCATAGATCCGAGCGACGGACAGGGTTGTCGGTGCCGCATCAAGACCGCGCAGGGCCGTTTGCGGCGGGGTCCCCATCAGGCGGCCAAGATAGAGCGGTCCGCCGGCCTTCGGGCCCGTGCCTGAAAGCCCCGAGCCCCCGAACGGCTGTACACCAACCACCGCGCCGATGATGTTGCGGTTGACATAGACGTTGCCGGCACCCACCCGGTTGACGACACGGGAGATGGTTTCGTCGATCCGTGTATGGAGCCCGAACGTCAGCCCGTAGCCGGTCTCGTTGATGTCGTCGATCAGCCGGTCGAGGTCAGCGCGCCGGTAGCGCAGGACGTGGAGGACAGGGCCGAACACTTCCTGCTCGACATCAGCGATCCGCCCGATCTCGATGATGGTCGGTGCGACGAAGGTCCCGTGGGAGGTCTCCGGTCCGAGCGGCAGCCGGATGACCCGGTGGCCCCGGGCCTCCATGGTGGTGACATGGCGCTCGATGCCGTCCCTGGCTTCGGCCGTGATGACAGGCCCCACATCAACGGACAGGTCACCGGGATTGCCGACTGCGAGCTCGTCCATCGCGCCGCGCAGCATCTCCAGGATCCGGTCGGCCACCTCCTCCTGCAGGCAGAGGATGCGCAGCGCCGAGCAGCGCTGGCCGGCGCTGTCGAAGGCGGACGCAATCACATCCCCCACCACCTGCTCGGCCAGCGCAGACGAGTCCACGACGAGTGCGTTCTGCCCGCCAGTCTCGGCGATGAAGGGGATCGGCTGATCCGATGCGGTCAGACGATCGGCGAGCTGGCGCTGAATGAGCCGCGCGACCGCGGTCGAACCTGTGAACATCACGCCCATCACGCGGGGGTCTGCGACGAGGGCTGCGCCGACAGCACCCGCGCCGGGCACGAGCTGGAGACCATCGATCGGAATGCCAGCCTCGTGCAGGAGGCGCACGGCCTCTGCGGCGATCAGCGGAGTTTCCTCCGCGGGCTTCGCGAGAACCACGTTTCCGGCCGCCAGTGCCGCGGCGACCTGCCCGGTGAAAATCGCCAGAGGGAAGTTCCAGGGCGAGATGCAGACGACCGGCCCGAGCGCCGGGAGCCGGTCGGATCCCAGCGTCCGCACGACCTCGGCCGCATAATAGCGCAGGAAGTCGACCGCCTCGCGGACCTCCGCCACCGCGTTCGGGAACGACTTGCCGGCCTCCCGCACGATGAGGCCGATCAGGATACCCATGCGCGCCTCCATGAGGTCCGCCGCGCGGCGGAGTGCGGCCGCACGGTCGCCGGCCGGCGTTGCCGCCCACCCGGGTGCGGCCTGCACCGCGGCATCGAGGGCCTCGGTCATTTCCGCTGCGGTCGCTTCCCGCCAGCGGCCGACGACATCGCGGCGATCGGCGGGGTTGCGGACGTCCGTCAGCGGCGCCGGCGCCTTGGCCTTCGACGGAAGGGCCTGCCAATCCTGCGCCACGCTTCGTTTGAGGTCTTCGGCGAGGGCCGCGAGCCGCTCCTCGTTCGACAGGTCGAGGCCGGCCGAGTTCTCCCGGTCCGGGCCGAAGAGATGACGGGGCAATGTGATCCGCTCATGAGGCTCGCCCGCGGGGTTCGTCGCCTGGACGACCGTGACGGGATCGGCGATCAGGTCCGCGATCGGCACCTTCTCATCGGCGATGCGGTTGACGAACGAGGAGTTGGCCCCGTTCTCCAGCAGCCTGCGCACCAGGTAGGCGAGCAGTGTCTCGTGGGTGCCGACCGGCGCATAGATCCGGCAGGGCCGGTTCAGCTTATCCGGACCGACGACCTCCTCGTAGAGCGGCTCGCCCATGCCGTGCAGGCACTGGAACTCGTACTGGCCGCGATAGAAGTTCGGGCCCGCCATCGTCATGATCGCGGCGAGCGTCTGCGCGTTGTGGGTCGCAAACTGCGGGAAAACCGCATCGGGCGCCGCAAGGAGCTTGCGTGCGCAGGCGAGATAGGACACGTCCGTGTGGACTTTCCGGGTGAAGACCGGAAAATCCTCCAGGCCGTCGGTCTGGGCCCGCTTGATCTCGCTGTCCCAGTAGGCGCCTTTGACCAGCCGCACCATGATCCGCCGGTTGGCCCGGCGCGCGAGGTCGACGATCCAGTCGACCACGAACGGGCAGCGCTTGCCGTAGGCCTGGATCACGAAGCCGATGCCGTTCCAGCCCGACAGGTCCGGATCGAGCGCCAGGGCCTCCAGGAGGTCGAGCGAGATCTCCAGCCGGTCGGCTTCCTCCGCGTCGATGTTGAGGCCGATGTCGTAGCCTTTCGCGAGCAGCGCCAGGCCCTTCACCCGCGGCAGCAGCTCGCCCATCACGCGCTCGATCTTGGCGCGGCTGTAGCGCGGGTGCAGGGCGGACAATTTGATGGAGATCCCCGGCCCCTCGTAGATGCCGCGCCCCTGCGCGGCCCTGCCGATGGCGTGGATCGCCCCCTCGTAGTCGGCGAGGTAGCGCGCCGCGTCCGCGGCTGTCGTCGCCGCCTCGCCCAGCATGTCGTAGGAGTAGCGGAACCCCTTGGCCTCCATCCGCCGGCTGTTCGCCAGCGCCTCGGCGATGGTCTGGCCGGTCACGAACTGCTCGCCCATCAGCCGCATGGCTAGGTCGGTGCCGCGGCGGATCAGGGGCTCGCCGCCCTTGGCGATGAGGCGGGTGAGGGACGCCGACAAGCTCGACTCGCTCGTGGTGGCGGTGAGCTTGCCGGTGACGACCAGGCCCCAGGTTGCCGCATTGACGAAGAGCGAGGGCGAGTGCCCGACATGGCTCTTCCAGTCGCCGGTTGCGATCTTGTCCCGGATCAGGGCATCGCGTGTGGCATCGTCGGGAATGCGCAGCAGCGCCTCGGCCAGGCACATGAGGGCCACGCCCTCCTGGCTTGAGAGCGCGTATTCGTGGATCAGGCCCTCCACGCCGCCGGAGCGCTTCTTCTCCCGCAGCGCCCGCACGAGCCGCTCGGCCGTGCCGGCGACCGCACGCGCCTGCGCCTCCGGCAGGGCGGCCAGCGGCAGAAGGGCCTGCACGCATTCGCCTTCGGGACGGCGGTAAGCCGCGGTCACGGCCGCACGTAAGCCTGTCTGGTGACGCGTCCCGGCAATGAAGCGCCCGAACGCATCGGGGCTATCCACGGCAACCTCTCGGGCGACAGTCATTGTTCGTGATCCTCGGGCCGCCCCGGTCGGCGGAGCGGCCTTCCACTCCCTACGGTATGAGGCAATCGGGCGCGGAAAAAGATTGAAAAATACCAGCTTGGTAGTGAGAAACACGGCCATAAGCCCCGTTTGAGGAGATTTCCGGTGCTCGATGGCAAAGATCGTCATATTCTCCGCCTGCTGCAGGCTGACGGCCGCATCTCGATGATCGAACTGGCGGAACGCTGCGGGCTTTCACCCACGGCCACCGGAGAGCGATTCAAGCGGCTCTTGCGCGAGGGCTACATCACGGGCTTTGGTGCCCGGGTCGACCCGCACAAGCTGGAGCGCGGCCTCTTGATCTTCGTCGAGGTATCGCTCGACAAGACAACACCGGACGTCTTCGACCATTTCGCCGAGGCAGTCCGGCGCGTCCCCGACATCCTCGAATGCCACATGGTGGCGGGAGGGTTCGACTACCTCGTCAAGGCGAGGGTCCTCGACATGACGGCCTACCGGCGCTTCCTCGGCGACATCCTCCTGACTTTGCCGGGCGTCGCCGAGACGCGCACCTATCCGGTGATGGAGGAGGTCAAGGCGGATGCTGCGCTGCCGGTCTGACGTGACCGGAAACGCCACCTGCCGATCACCCGGACGAAGATCCGCGGAACCATGTTGCGCCGAGATGTGGGTGGCGCGGAGAACGCGTCGGCACGAACGCGCGGCGGTATTAAAGGTGCCTGAGGCCATAATTCTCCAGCAGCGGAAGGAGCTCGTCGCGCGCGCGGATGCGGTGCTGGCGGGCATGCCGATGGGCGCCAGCCGGATCCGCATCGCGGATCGCCTCGATGATGCGGTAATGCTCGGCGACGGACGCGTCGAGCTCCTGCCGCAGCCTGAGCGTTAGCATGCGGGCGCGATGCGACTGGTCGTTGATGGTCTGCATGATCCGGATCATGCGGCCATTGCCGGCCCGCTCGATCAGCGTCCGGTGGAAGCACTCGTCCGCGGCGCCCCAGGCCGGGAGATCGCCGCGGGCCTGGGCGTCGGCCATGGCGGCCGTCTGCGCCGCAAGCTCGGCGCTGATGCGCGTCCGGTCGGCCTCGGGCAGCCCGGCCACCCGCTCGGCCGCCTGTCCTTCGAGCGCGATGATCACGTCGTAGATCTCG
Encoded here:
- a CDS encoding transposase codes for the protein MVAESNAPDVSIRAVARRHGQSASQLVTWRRLARGAPLAPRPAPAREPTHGGA
- a CDS encoding DUF1772 domain-containing protein, which encodes MLMGQLALLAAAVFTGAALYINVVEQPARLELDDRYQLIEWKPAYERGFAMESSLAFAGFSLGLAVWWEVRHAGWLVGALLMIANWPFTLLVIKPLNKKLMALEPAGADRESRAMIERWGSLHAVRTALGFAASLAFLWASVS
- the putA gene encoding trifunctional transcriptional regulator/proline dehydrogenase/L-glutamate gamma-semialdehyde dehydrogenase; translated protein: MTVAREVAVDSPDAFGRFIAGTRHQTGLRAAVTAAYRRPEGECVQALLPLAALPEAQARAVAGTAERLVRALREKKRSGGVEGLIHEYALSSQEGVALMCLAEALLRIPDDATRDALIRDKIATGDWKSHVGHSPSLFVNAATWGLVVTGKLTATTSESSLSASLTRLIAKGGEPLIRRGTDLAMRLMGEQFVTGQTIAEALANSRRMEAKGFRYSYDMLGEAATTAADAARYLADYEGAIHAIGRAAQGRGIYEGPGISIKLSALHPRYSRAKIERVMGELLPRVKGLALLAKGYDIGLNIDAEEADRLEISLDLLEALALDPDLSGWNGIGFVIQAYGKRCPFVVDWIVDLARRANRRIMVRLVKGAYWDSEIKRAQTDGLEDFPVFTRKVHTDVSYLACARKLLAAPDAVFPQFATHNAQTLAAIMTMAGPNFYRGQYEFQCLHGMGEPLYEEVVGPDKLNRPCRIYAPVGTHETLLAYLVRRLLENGANSSFVNRIADEKVPIADLIADPVTVVQATNPAGEPHERITLPRHLFGPDRENSAGLDLSNEERLAALAEDLKRSVAQDWQALPSKAKAPAPLTDVRNPADRRDVVGRWREATAAEMTEALDAAVQAAPGWAATPAGDRAAALRRAADLMEARMGILIGLIVREAGKSFPNAVAEVREAVDFLRYYAAEVVRTLGSDRLPALGPVVCISPWNFPLAIFTGQVAAALAAGNVVLAKPAEETPLIAAEAVRLLHEAGIPIDGLQLVPGAGAVGAALVADPRVMGVMFTGSTAVARLIQRQLADRLTASDQPIPFIAETGGQNALVVDSSALAEQVVGDVIASAFDSAGQRCSALRILCLQEEVADRILEMLRGAMDELAVGNPGDLSVDVGPVITAEARDGIERHVTTMEARGHRVIRLPLGPETSHGTFVAPTIIEIGRIADVEQEVFGPVLHVLRYRRADLDRLIDDINETGYGLTFGLHTRIDETISRVVNRVGAGNVYVNRNIIGAVVGVQPFGGSGLSGTGPKAGGPLYLGRLMGTPPQTALRGLDAAPTTLSVARIYADWLRAQGFGEQAERVVGHVSRSSLGARVELPGPVGERNVYALRPRGRVAALAKTAEGLLVQVGAILATGNVAVLDAGSPVRAVLDHLPKEVRPSIEIVPDWRATPELRGVLFEGDRDDLLQLNRAVAAREGSIVPVQATTAAALKNGDDYDLNRLLEECSISTNTAAAGGNASLMSIG
- a CDS encoding Lrp/AsnC ligand binding domain-containing protein is translated as MIELAERCGLSPTATGERFKRLLREGYITGFGARVDPHKLERGLLIFVEVSLDKTTPDVFDHFAEAVRRVPDILECHMVAGGFDYLVKARVLDMTAYRRFLGDILLTLPGVAETRTYPVMEEVKADAALPV
- a CDS encoding GntR family transcriptional regulator, translating into MPRARPAGDEDGEKRPSLVDDAYAAMKQAIRNSEFPPGYQASEQEIALRLGMSRTPVHEAAIRLQEDGLVRVLPRRGILICAVAPADMREIYDVIIALEGQAAERVAGLPEADRTRISAELAAQTAAMADAQARGDLPAWGAADECFHRTLIERAGNGRMIRIMQTINDQSHRARMLTLRLRQELDASVAEHYRIIEAIRDADPAGAHRHARQHRIRARDELLPLLENYGLRHL